The Bacillota bacterium DNA segment CCAGGAGGTTGGCCAGCAAGCCGCCCCATGCCCGGTAGCTTGTTCCCAGTCCGGTGTATCCGAGGCGCAGGGCCTGAGCCCGCCGCATTTCCAGAGCCGTTTCCAATAGCACAAAGACGAAACGGTATACCAGGGTCAGGAGTTCCAGGAAGAGCGCCGGCACCCAGCAACGCCGCAACAGCCCGATGATATCCGGCAAGGGTGTGGACAAGGCTAGAAATAACAAGCACGAAACCGTACCCAGAGTCCGCACGAGAATATCACGGGCAACCATTAATCCGGCCTCAGTGAAACCAAGATGCAATCCGCAAACCTCAAACCAATACCCTTCCGGTGAGGGAGCGCCGGTCACAGAGAGGGCTACGGCCGGCAGCCCCCACGCGAGAAACACCGCAGAGACCAGGAGAATCCGACCGTAGACGGACCAGGATATCCGCCCCGCGGCTACAGTCAAGACCGCCATCAACCCGAAGACCAGCGACGGTACCCACCAGGTCCGCGCCGCCAGACAGGCCGCCAGCGCCAGGACCACCACCAGACCCTTTTCGGCCGGGTGCCGTGCGGCCAGCGGACTGGCATAGGCGATCCGGTCAACCAACGGGTTTACCCCTTTTCCGTCCAAAGTAGTAACCGATGAAGCCCGCACCCAGTGCGGCCTGCAGGGCAAACAGCAGGCTCTCTATTTCGCCCGACGGCGGGGTCCACAAAGGTTCGGCCCAAGGCTCATAATCGGGCCGGATATCCATAATCAGTTCTTCGGCTTGGCTATCGGCCCCCACGAACAGCTCGCCCTCCGGACCGCCTGAGCCGGACACCAGGAAAAGGGGCAGAACGGCCAAAAGGACACTCCCGAGCAATAGCCAGAGGTTATCGTACCGGATCTTCAAGCCTTCCACCTCCAGGGAACACCGATAAGACTTCCAGCTCTTGGCGACTGTATTTCCGAAGACCGTTAAACACAACCACCGTAAGCAGACCCGAGCTGATGGCCAGTGGAATCTGGGTCACGGCAAAAACCGCCCCAAACTTGGCGAAGGACGTGGCCAAGCCGCCGATCGGATCCGAAAAGGCCAGGGCCAGCTGGAATGACGTCGTTAGATAAGTCATTAAGTCGCCTCCGGCAGCGGCGGTAAATATAGATACCGCAAAGGGCAGTCGTAACAACCGGCAGACACGAAAACAAGCATAAGCGGCAAAAGGACCGACTACGGCCATGGCAAAGACGTTGGCGCCGAGCGTGGTGATCCCCCCGTGGGCCAGCAGCAGCGCTTGCAACAAAAGAACCACGGAGCCCAAGACGGTCATGGCGGATGGACCGAAGAGAACCGCCCCCAGACCGGTCCCCGTAGGATGGGAACTGGAGCCGGTGACAGAGGGAATCTTGAGCGCGGACAAGACAAAGGTGAAGGCCCCTGCCAGGCCCAGAAGCATCTTGACCTCCGGGTTGAGGCGTACTTTCCGGGCTATGGAGTACAGACCGTAAGCTACAAATGGCGCCGATACGACGGTCCAGCCGGCCGCGTGGCCTACCGGCAGCATACCTTCCGTAATGTG contains these protein-coding regions:
- the cbiQ gene encoding cobalt ECF transporter T component CbiQ, with translation MVDRIAYASPLAARHPAEKGLVVVLALAACLAARTWWVPSLVFGLMAVLTVAAGRISWSVYGRILLVSAVFLAWGLPAVALSVTGAPSPEGYWFEVCGLHLGFTEAGLMVARDILVRTLGTVSCLLFLALSTPLPDIIGLLRRCWVPALFLELLTLVYRFVFVLLETALEMRRAQALRLGYTGLGTSYRAWGGLLANLLVRAHHRSQVLFVALSLRGYDGGLDMLETPRRLSPGGVVLAGALGGSLLFLAMTV
- a CDS encoding energy-coupling factor ABC transporter permease; the encoded protein is MHITEGMLPVGHAAGWTVVSAPFVAYGLYSIARKVRLNPEVKMLLGLAGAFTFVLSALKIPSVTGSSSHPTGTGLGAVLFGPSAMTVLGSVVLLLQALLLAHGGITTLGANVFAMAVVGPFAAYACFRVCRLLRLPFAVSIFTAAAGGDLMTYLTTSFQLALAFSDPIGGLATSFAKFGAVFAVTQIPLAISSGLLTVVVFNGLRKYSRQELEVLSVFPGGGRLEDPVR
- a CDS encoding energy-coupling factor ABC transporter substrate-binding protein; this translates as MRYDNLWLLLGSVLLAVLPLFLVSGSGGPEGELFVGADSQAEELIMDIRPDYEPWAEPLWTPPSGEIESLLFALQAALGAGFIGYYFGRKRGKPVG